The Ptychodera flava strain L36383 chromosome 7, AS_Pfla_20210202, whole genome shotgun sequence DNA window aaattaGCCAGTATTTATCAttcgtgattttttttcaggtgCGTGATTCACGGCATTTGTGGGTCCCTGGTGTACAGCAACAGGTTTGGAGTTCCCATCTCCTCCCGAGCATCACTGATTCTGTCCGGTGTGGCCTGTTCAATGAGTCTCTGGGCGACTTCCTGGTGGGTCGCGTCCTCCTTCCCATATAGCATGAGGGCAGCAACGCCTGAAAGTTCGATTGTTGTTGAAAAGCTACGTTGTTACATTAAACTTTTGATGAAGTGAGTTATGATACACATGGAAAGGAATAACGATttgtttattgttgacattggAGTGTGAATAGTCGTTTATCCAATTTCTAATTGTGTGTCAATTGAATATTAGGTGTCTCGTTAACATATGTACACCTTTAAAGGTCACGGACGGCAGGTGTAACTTGTGATGAattcttttcattatttttttttattttaatttcaactacaatttcttattctactccaaacacacatacatgcacacattcTCAAAACCctattttagcttgaaagtaaaatcacaaaaataatagcTGAAAGATACAACTAGTGGGCCTTAAAAAAACAGtggaaaatcattaaaaaattgCAGTTACTGGcgctttaaaatatcaaaaaatagaaGGATAATAATGGATTATGAAGAAGTGGCAATAGATAATTAACATAGGACGTATTAAGCACATTAAGAGCCAATATACGTATAAATTAGCGATAACTTGCAAATTGATCTCTACAAACGTTTTGTTCATTGAAGTTCTGACACCGACCTGCAATGTGCGGACAAGCCATGGAAGTACCACTAAGAACAGCCGTGTCGGTCGGACTGCGATAATATGTACTTCTGATGGAAGACCCCGGTGCATAAAGGTCGACGCAGGGACCCCAATTTGAGAAACTTGACCTGGCATCGCTACTGGTAGACGAAGCTGCTGTGAAAGCCTGTGAAGATATGAAATAGTAACAGTCAGTtaatacagagagagagagagagagagagagagagagagagagagagagagagagagagagagagagagagagagagagagagagagagatactagagagggggagggagggagagaaagagagacagacagacagacagacagaagcaACATCATGGAAGATCAGCAGAGAGTCATTATACAATTTTCAGACATTGGGTTATCACTTTGAACTCTTTACAATACAAAATGACCCgtagtatatttttattttgaaagaatatgcaATTTTGCATTCTTGTTTAATTTATACGAATGATTTTAATTCAAGGCTCTTTTTAATATTATATCTACTCTTGAAAAACACAATTCAAAGCTAATTGTCCTTCGGTGTTATTGAATTAGGGATCAACGTGTAAATGCATGGATGTAAATCATTGGACAAACTCTTTCCTCGAGTTAATGATGAAAAATTCTGCGAAGAATATTCTGTTATGATGAGAAGTTTAATGACTACAATATTTTGCGGTTTTCTTTTTCTATCGTGTAATTATAAGTAGCTTAGCTCCACCTTGGGTGCACCCTGAGGTGATTGCAAACAAGCGTCGTCATTCAAATTGCCACCGGAAGTGACGTAGAAGAAGCCAGCGTCAACAATGCGACCAACGGCATCATCAATAGTTTGACTTCTACCTCCTCCAAGAGACATTGATACCACACCTGGTTTTGATCCTTGAGTAGCAATATAGTCCATGGCTGCGAAGAAATAATTTACCTCTTATCTAAAGGTGTTTCTAAGCTGTGATCAACTGACTTAGAGGTATATCGATTTGATTCCTTTATTTGTAGATGATAATGACATTTACGATTGcggtagtgatgatgatgatgattgctaaaatgtcaaaaatgttaGTACTCTCCCtctcctctgtctgtctgtctgtctgtctgtcggtatctgtttgtttgtctgtctgtctgtctgtctgtctgtctgtctgtctcggtgtctgtttgtctgtctgtctgtctgtctgtctgtctgtctctctctctctctctctctctctctctctctctctctctctctctctctctctctctctctctctctctcagttccTCAACTCAGTGGGCACTTACCATAAATCATGTCATCAAGTACACCATATCCGCGACAGTCAAGAACACGGACGCTCCAAAGAGAAACTTTCTTAGCCACTCCATACAGGGCGCCCCCAACGATACCAGCGCAGTGAGTTCCATGACCATCACAATCACCATCCGGGGCCTTTGAGGGAATGAAACAATACGATGTTTCCTCAC harbors:
- the LOC139137500 gene encoding aqualysin-1-like, which translates into the protein MRVLLLILCLVAVSSASISASLKKKLNERRIVVLKDGFDKFDRERVIERMQARFKNAPVFRRFDYVVNGFSAAIGADMAEKISKFPEVKYVEENKLYQKEYEVDSWGLDRIDQRDLPLDNAYYPESNGEGVNAYIVDTGIRYDHVDFEGRAQNFIDVVDDPAPDGDCDGHGTHCAGIVGGALYGVAKKVSLWSVRVLDCRGYGVLDDMIYAMDYIATQGSKPGVVSMSLGGGRSQTIDDAVGRIVDAGFFYVTSGGNLNDDACLQSPQGAPKAFTAASSTSSDARSSFSNWGPCVDLYAPGSSIRSTYYRSPTDTAVLSGTSMACPHIAGVAALMLYGKEDATHQEVAQRLIEQATPDRISDAREEMGTPNLLLYTRDPQMP